A window of the Gloeobacter morelensis MG652769 genome harbors these coding sequences:
- a CDS encoding phosphoadenosine phosphosulfate reductase family protein, protein MDEAERLGFLAYSKLPVFERCVEAALTVVREALTLGPAYVAVSWGKDSTTLLHLVQQINPRVAAIFWTAPHQQLLNDYAGMARRYCARYPHTQYFEIDVEGDRVPDKVAFTRPWEQYPVAFVGIRAQENRRTRGNALARHGLIHQYKVGERAGSWRVAPLGWWDWRAVWAYTVLHDLPYLASYDDTSAVGRDLSRTCNLVAKNPSGATQGRLALLRRQSPEYWNQLVERMPWIASLS, encoded by the coding sequence GTGGACGAAGCTGAACGGCTGGGATTTTTGGCGTACTCGAAATTGCCTGTATTCGAGCGGTGCGTCGAAGCAGCGCTGACGGTAGTGCGCGAGGCCCTCACCTTGGGTCCAGCCTACGTAGCCGTCTCCTGGGGCAAAGACAGCACGACCCTGCTGCATCTAGTACAGCAGATCAATCCGCGGGTCGCGGCGATTTTCTGGACAGCGCCCCACCAGCAGCTGCTGAACGACTACGCGGGGATGGCCCGGCGCTACTGCGCACGGTATCCGCACACGCAGTATTTCGAGATCGATGTCGAAGGCGACCGGGTCCCGGACAAAGTCGCTTTTACCCGGCCATGGGAGCAGTACCCAGTCGCCTTCGTCGGTATTCGGGCGCAAGAAAATCGCCGTACCCGCGGCAACGCCCTGGCCCGCCACGGGCTTATCCATCAGTACAAAGTGGGCGAGCGAGCGGGCTCGTGGCGGGTAGCACCGCTCGGTTGGTGGGATTGGCGCGCGGTGTGGGCGTACACGGTCCTGCACGATCTGCCGTATCTGGCCAGTTACGACGATACGTCAGCCGTCGGTCGAGATCTTTCGCGCACCTGCAATCTGGTGGCGAAAAATCCGTCCGGGGCAACACAAGGAAGGCTGGCACTGTTGCGCCGCCAATCACCCGAGTACTGGAACCAATTAGTGGAGCGTATGCCGTGGATAGCAAGTTTGAGTTAA
- the cas6 gene encoding type I-MYXAN CRISPR-associated protein Cas6/Cmx6 yields the protein MSTTATTAHIVDVVFPLAGSTLPSDHNYLLFSTLSKLLPEVHEAKWLSIAGVSGCKKGANHTIVLTDNSRLVLRLPLARLGEVYPLVGQRLQVGEHSVVSGPPVVQPLTPAPTLYARMVVIKNKGIERCDPLALTWAVRRALGSLNIFNAEVILETESVGGRCVFARRALRVGNTGGVVVGYGLFIAGLNIYDSLLIQAEGIGAKRHFGCGIFIPAGSRVAQEHQIKFTEEEKLWQIPTTIKNLPSDLTRRPPREAWTILPCG from the coding sequence GTGAGCACCACAGCTACTACCGCGCACATCGTCGATGTGGTCTTTCCACTGGCCGGGAGTACCTTGCCTTCAGACCACAACTACCTGCTCTTTAGCACCCTTTCTAAATTGCTGCCTGAAGTGCACGAGGCAAAGTGGCTCAGTATCGCTGGTGTGAGCGGCTGCAAAAAGGGTGCCAATCACACTATCGTGCTGACGGACAATTCGCGTTTGGTGCTGCGATTACCGCTAGCACGTCTTGGCGAAGTGTATCCGCTGGTAGGCCAACGTTTACAGGTGGGGGAGCACTCGGTGGTGAGCGGCCCACCGGTGGTGCAACCGCTCACCCCGGCTCCCACTTTGTACGCGCGCATGGTGGTGATTAAAAACAAAGGCATCGAGCGCTGCGATCCACTTGCTCTTACCTGGGCCGTCCGCCGCGCCCTGGGTAGCCTCAATATCTTCAACGCCGAGGTGATTCTTGAAACCGAATCGGTGGGTGGGCGGTGCGTTTTTGCTCGCCGAGCGTTGCGCGTCGGTAACACCGGTGGTGTGGTCGTCGGCTATGGTCTCTTTATTGCTGGGTTAAACATTTACGATTCCCTGCTTATCCAGGCAGAAGGGATCGGTGCAAAACGCCATTTTGGCTGCGGCATTTTCATTCCAGCGGGCTCTCGTGTAGCCCAGGAGCATCAGATTAAATTTACGGAGGAAGAAAAGTTATGGCAAATACCGACGACTATCAAAAATTTACCATCAGACCTCACCCGCCGTCCACCGCGCGAAGCGTGGACCATACTGCCCTGCGGGTGA